In the genome of Dermacentor silvarum isolate Dsil-2018 chromosome 1, BIME_Dsil_1.4, whole genome shotgun sequence, one region contains:
- the LOC119456346 gene encoding G patch domain-containing protein 4-like: protein MAGTSFARGLLEKYGWAEGKGLGKNESGIAKALKPRLKFDTAGVGHKIDLTSQWWSKAFNDAARSINVDVSDVSGARGEHASPTSLLLHGSGLLKVCLGRVSLHTSHLSKGVA, encoded by the exons ATGGCTGGTACTAGTTTCGCACGTGGACTCTTGGAGAAGTATGGATGGGCTGAAG GCAAGGGACTCGGAAAAAATGAATCCGGCATTGCAAAGGCATTGAAACCGAGGCTTAAATTTGATACCGCTGGG GTTGGGCACAAGATCGATCTCACATCCCAGTGGTGGAGCAAGGCATTCAATGATGCAGCTAGGAGTATCAATGTTGATGTCTCTGAT GTCTCCGGGGCGCGAGgtgagcacgcttccccgacgtcactgctgctccatggttctggcttactaaaggtgtgcctagggcgtgtgtcattgcacacgtcacatctctctaaaggtgtggcctag